The Deltaproteobacteria bacterium genomic sequence CGCTTGCCAACCTTGGGCAAGATGTATGGATCGACTCGCGCGAGTTACACGGTGGCGACCCACTGTGGTCGGAGATTCAGCAAGCCATTGATGACGCCTCGGCCTATGCCGTCGTGGTCAGCACTGGCTCGTTGCAATCCAAATGGGTTGGTATGGAGTTAGTCCACGCTCTGGAGATCCGCAAGCGGCGTGGCAAAGAGCAGTTCCCAGTCATCCCGCTCTCCTTGAATGGCACCAAACTCGGTGTGCTGGAACAATTCTTTGGCGAGGAACCAACCTACATCCCGGTGAGTAGTGATGCAGGTGGCATCGAAGCGGCAATCCATGAGATCCTCGTTGCCGTGAGGAAGCGGCTGCCGACAGACCCTCCGCCTACGCCACAGCCCAAGGCCGAGCCTCTGGAAGAGCTGGTGCTCGAACTCACCGACTTGAAGTTCACCGAGAAAGACGGTGTCCGCCGTGCCTCGGCTCGCGCTCAGTTGGTGTATGAATCGGCTACGCCGGGACAGCAACCCACGCACAGCATGCAGAAGTGGCCATTCGTCGCTCCTATCGGACCAATTGAGGCAGAGGAACTGCGCTGGTACTTGGAGAAGTATGCCATCTGGCCAAGTCATTACTTCCGGGACCGCGCGCGAAAAGTTGAAGAGAGCCTCATCAAATGGGGACGGCTTTTGTTCGACGAGGCGATGCCACTGACCCATACGGCAAACCTCACCACTGCCTGGGCAAATATCAATAGCCATGCTGGCCGCCGCTTTTCAGTCCAGATTGATACTATATTTGAAGCTGGCTTGCCTGAAGCTGAAATCAACACAGCCAAGGAAGTTGCCACACTGCTGCTTGGCTTGCCGTGGGAACTGCTGCACGATGACAAAAGCTATTTCTTCCAACGCGCGAAAGCCACCCGCGTACGCAGAAGGCTGACGGCAACAGAAAGTTTTCCTATTCCCATCGTCACCCCACCCATCCGTATCCTGCTCGTCACTGCACGACCGGAGGATGACGCCTGCGGTTACCTTGACCATCGCGTCAGCGCGTTGCCACTGGTCGAGGCGATGGAAGCGCTGCCAGGGTTGGTGAAGATCCACGTGCTCAGTCCGCCGACACTGCCGGCCTTGCGGGCGGAACTCGATCGCGCTCGTGATGCCAAGCAGCCCTATCATGTCGTGCACTTCGATGGTCATGGTGTCTACGACCGCACGGTTGGTCTCGGTGGGCTATGCTTCGAGCATCCAGACGACATTGGCAAGCTGGAGCAGCGTCGCCATGTCACGGTGTTTACCAACGACCTCGGTCCACTGCTGCGCGATCATCGCATCCCGCTGGTCTTTCTCGAAGCCTGTCAGACTGCGCAGGCTGAAAAAGCGTCCGAGTCCGTCGCCTCTGAACTACTGAAAGTCGGTGTCGCCTCGGTGGTGGCCATGAGTCATAGTGTGTTAGTCGAAACCGCCACACGCTTCGTCGCGGTCTTTTACCAAGCGCTAGCGGCGGGTAAACGCGTGGGCGACGCCATGCTCGCCGGTCAGCGTCAGCTCAAGGACGACACCTTCCGTGGTCATGTTTTCGGCGCCGGCGAATTCCGCCTCGAAGATTGGTTCGTGCCAGTGCTCTTCCAGGAAAAGGATGACCCGCAGCTCTTCAAATCCACACCAACTAAACAGACCCTTGAGGACTCTAAGACTGCTCTCGCAGCCCGTTTAGGTAAACGTCCGAATGCACCAGAACTCGGTGTACCGGACGAGCCAGAAACCGGCTTCATCGGTCGCAGCCGCGAGCTGCTGGCGTTGCAGCGGCTCCTTTTTCTTCCCTCACCTCTGATGAATCGCTATGCTGTGATTCGTGGCCAAGGGGGTGAAGGCAAGACCGCGCTGGCTGCCGAGTTTGCTCGTTGGACAGTGCGCTCGCAGCAGATCCAACGCGCCGCGTTTGTCTCGGTCGAGACCCATGGCAATCAGCGTGCGGTCGTCGATGCGCTGGGCAAGCAGTTGGTCAATGATTCGTTCTCAGCCGCAGGCGATCTCGATCTCGCGATGCAAGCAATCGAACGTGCGCTGCGCGAGCAGTCCACGCTGTTGGTCATCGACAACATGGAGAGCATTCTCCTACCACCGTTCATGGCGCAAGAGACGCCGCAGGCACTGTCAGACGATGCCCGCGAAGAACTGACCGCCATTCTCACGTTATGTGAGCAATTGTTGAAGATCGGTGACACTCGACTCATCTTCACTAGTCGTGAGGCACTGCCCGCACCGTTCGACGCTACGCGGCAGCGGCGTGAGTTACATCAGCTCGACCGCGAGGATGCGGTCAAACTGGTTGAGCGCGTTGTCAATGCTGATCTTCTGCACAACCCTCTCCCTCAGAGAGAAGGCGGGGTGAGGGATCAAGATGCCAAACGCGAAGAGATCGAACAGCTCGTCGATGCCGTCCATTGCCACGCTCGTACGCTAGCACTGCTAGCTCCGGCCCTGCGCAGCCAGGGCGTCGGGTCCACCCGCACCTCGCTGGTCGAGCTGATGGCAGCGATGGAGAAAAAGTTCCCCGGCAGTCGCGAGCACTCACTTTTCGCCAGCGTCGAGCTTTCTCTGCAACGGCTGTCAGCAGCAAACCAGGAACGAGCGCGGGTGCTTGGGGTGTTTCATGGTGGCGTTCATCCGGTCGTGCTCCGCGTGATGATGGAGTGGCAAGAAGCCGACGTGGGCTCGCTAGCAAATGAGTTGCTCGCTACGGGCCTGGCGACGCCAAACCGTTACAATCATCTCACCCTCAATCCCGCGCTGTGCCCGTACCTGCGTGGGCGCATGGACGCGACCGAGCGCGAAGCACTGACGGTTCGCTGGGTTGAGGCGATGACCGCGTATGTGGATTTCCTCGTGCAGCAGAGCAGTCAAAACACCGAACTCGCAGCGACACTGACGGTGCTGGAGCTGTCGAACCTCTTTGCCCTGCTCGACCTCGTGCAGGCGGCGGGCGATGCCGAAGCGACCATTGATCTGGCCACGTCGCTCTACAGCTTGTTGCGAAATGCTGGCAAGCCACGACTGCTCGCACGTGTCGGCCAGGTACGCGACGCCGCCTCCGCTGCGCTCGGTGCGGCGTGGAATCACGCACAGTTCGAGGCAGCGCGGACCCGCATCGAGCAGCAGCTTGCCAGTGGCCACTTACGCGAGGCGCTGACTGGCGCGCAGCAATTACTCCAGCGTGCTCGGGCAGCAGGCGAGCAGGCTTATCCCAATGCGGATTATGATCTGGCCTTGGCTTGCTGGCTCTTGGTCCGCGTGTTGCGGACGGTCGGCGGAGCGGAACAGGCCTTGCCGCTGCTGGCCGAAGCCCGCCAGCGCTTCGAGGCGATCGCACAAGAGCAGGCTGACAAAGTCGCAGAACGGATGGCGTCTGCCTGCTTCTCAGAACAAGGCGACTGTCTTCTCGCCTTGGGCCGGCTCGACGAAGCGGCAGCGGCTTACGAAGAGAACATTCAGCGCGCAGAGCAACTCGAAGACGCCCGGCAGGTCGCCGTTGGCAAAGGCAATCTGGGTACCGTGCGCCTGCAGCAGCGTCGCTACCCAGAAGCGCTGGCGGCGTATGCCGAAGCTCGCGAACGATTCACGCAGTTGGACGAACCAGGCACCGTCGCCGTGTTCTGGCATCAGACCGGCATGGTGTATCAGGACGCCGGCCAGCCGGAAGCGGCGGAGGAGGCCTACCGCAAATCGCTGGCGATCGCGGTGCGGCTCGGCAATGTCGCCGGACAGGCGGGCACGCTTTTGCAACTGGGAAATTTGTATGACGGTGTCCTCAATCGCCCGGAGGAAGCCGCAGCCTTTTACCGGCAAGCCGCAGACAAATATGTCGAGATGCGTGATGTCGCGGACGAAGGACTCGCGAGGAGTAATCTCGGCAACGTACTCCGCAAACTCCGTCGCCTCGACGAAGCACGGCAGGAAATCCGCCGGGCGATTCAATGTGATGCGCAGTTCGGCCACGCGTCTGAGCCGTGGAAAACTTGGGGCACCCTCGTCAACATTGAGACAGATGCCGGCAACCCCACTGCGGCTGCAGAGGCCAGGCAGAACGCTCTCGCCTGTTATCTTGCCTATCGGCGGGACGGTGGGGAGAACCACAGTGACGCTGGTCGCGATTGCTTTACTGCAACCCAGGCCTTGCTAGCTGGCGACGTAGCAGGAGCAGCGGCTTTCCTCCAAGAGCAAGCCGCCGGGTGGGAAGCCGCTGGTGTCAGTACATTCATCCCATACCTACAAGCCATCGTCGCTGGCAGCCGCGACCGCAGCCTCGCCGCTGCGCCGGATTTGGACTACACGATGGCTGCGGAGATTTTGTTGTTGATTGAAACGTTGGAAAAATCGGCTATCACCCGGCGATGAATCGCCGGGCTCCCTTTGCCGTTGACAATCGTGGGCAGAGCGTTGAATATCGGGCGCGACGATTGACCTATGCAAGATTACCATTAACGAGGCGGCATCATGGCGTTTATTT encodes the following:
- a CDS encoding tetratricopeptide repeat protein; this encodes MSKLFISHSSQDDTFVRNLRTALANLGQDVWIDSRELHGGDPLWSEIQQAIDDASAYAVVVSTGSLQSKWVGMELVHALEIRKRRGKEQFPVIPLSLNGTKLGVLEQFFGEEPTYIPVSSDAGGIEAAIHEILVAVRKRLPTDPPPTPQPKAEPLEELVLELTDLKFTEKDGVRRASARAQLVYESATPGQQPTHSMQKWPFVAPIGPIEAEELRWYLEKYAIWPSHYFRDRARKVEESLIKWGRLLFDEAMPLTHTANLTTAWANINSHAGRRFSVQIDTIFEAGLPEAEINTAKEVATLLLGLPWELLHDDKSYFFQRAKATRVRRRLTATESFPIPIVTPPIRILLVTARPEDDACGYLDHRVSALPLVEAMEALPGLVKIHVLSPPTLPALRAELDRARDAKQPYHVVHFDGHGVYDRTVGLGGLCFEHPDDIGKLEQRRHVTVFTNDLGPLLRDHRIPLVFLEACQTAQAEKASESVASELLKVGVASVVAMSHSVLVETATRFVAVFYQALAAGKRVGDAMLAGQRQLKDDTFRGHVFGAGEFRLEDWFVPVLFQEKDDPQLFKSTPTKQTLEDSKTALAARLGKRPNAPELGVPDEPETGFIGRSRELLALQRLLFLPSPLMNRYAVIRGQGGEGKTALAAEFARWTVRSQQIQRAAFVSVETHGNQRAVVDALGKQLVNDSFSAAGDLDLAMQAIERALREQSTLLVIDNMESILLPPFMAQETPQALSDDAREELTAILTLCEQLLKIGDTRLIFTSREALPAPFDATRQRRELHQLDREDAVKLVERVVNADLLHNPLPQREGGVRDQDAKREEIEQLVDAVHCHARTLALLAPALRSQGVGSTRTSLVELMAAMEKKFPGSREHSLFASVELSLQRLSAANQERARVLGVFHGGVHPVVLRVMMEWQEADVGSLANELLATGLATPNRYNHLTLNPALCPYLRGRMDATEREALTVRWVEAMTAYVDFLVQQSSQNTELAATLTVLELSNLFALLDLVQAAGDAEATIDLATSLYSLLRNAGKPRLLARVGQVRDAASAALGAAWNHAQFEAARTRIEQQLASGHLREALTGAQQLLQRARAAGEQAYPNADYDLALACWLLVRVLRTVGGAEQALPLLAEARQRFEAIAQEQADKVAERMASACFSEQGDCLLALGRLDEAAAAYEENIQRAEQLEDARQVAVGKGNLGTVRLQQRRYPEALAAYAEARERFTQLDEPGTVAVFWHQTGMVYQDAGQPEAAEEAYRKSLAIAVRLGNVAGQAGTLLQLGNLYDGVLNRPEEAAAFYRQAADKYVEMRDVADEGLARSNLGNVLRKLRRLDEARQEIRRAIQCDAQFGHASEPWKTWGTLVNIETDAGNPTAAAEARQNALACYLAYRRDGGENHSDAGRDCFTATQALLAGDVAGAAAFLQEQAAGWEAAGVSTFIPYLQAIVAGSRDRSLAAAPDLDYTMAAEILLLIETLEKSAITRR